The Arachis ipaensis cultivar K30076 chromosome B07, Araip1.1, whole genome shotgun sequence genome includes a window with the following:
- the LOC107609719 gene encoding uncharacterized protein LOC107609719, giving the protein MFPIRSLISSKTLSLRQFSSSTTPQVLRPGDILRQSRLFTEEDVTQYSKVSHDSNPLHTDPVAARDVGFEGPLVHGMLVASLFPRIISSHFPGAVYVSQSLNFKFPVYIGDHITGEVEATHLRENKNRYLAKFKTRCLKNGELLVIEGEATAMLPTLTFEEEQCKEC; this is encoded by the exons ATGTTCCCCATTAGGAGTTTAATTTCCAGCAAGACTCTGAGTCTCAGACAGTTTTCATCCTCAACAACTCCTCAAGTGCTTAGGCCTGGTGATATCCTGAGACAATCAAGACTCTTTACTGAAGAAGATGTCACTCAATACTCTAAAGTGAGCCATGATTCTAATCCTTTGCATACTGATCCTGTGGCTGCCAGAGATGTCGGATTCGAAGGTCCTCTCGTCCATGGGATGCTCGTTGCTTCTCTCTTTCCTCGCATCATCTCGTCACATTTT CCTGGAGCTGTTTATGTCTCTCAAAGCTTGAATTTTAAGTTCCCTGTGTATATTGGAGACCACATTACTGGTGAAGTAGAAGCAACACAtctgagagaaaataaaaaccgATATCT TGCAAAGTTCAAAACAAGGTGCCTCAAGAATGGTGAATTGCTTGTTATTGAAGGTGAGGCTACAGCTATGTTGCCAACACTGACCTTTGAAGAAGAGCAATGTAAGGAGTGCTGA